The Streptomyces sp. R28 region CCGACGACACGGGCCTCGGCAAGACGATCACGCTCAACTTCCCTGTCACGTCAGCATGTTGAGTCGTTGAGGTCCGGCATCCGGGCCGCACACGGCGGCGGTGACACGACCCAACTCGCCGCGTCGCACAACCGGGTCACGGCGGCCGCCGGTGTCCGCATGTGGAATGCAGGCCAGCCCCGTCCCGGCCTGTGACGCGACCACGCACCTTTCCCGTGGATTCACTGCCTTTCCCGTGCACGGGAAAGCATCACCGACATTCAAGGAAAACGACGGAATGCATGACACGAAGTGCGGTCAGCCGTAAAGACATAGACGCAACAAGTAAGTCAAGACTCACCTTTAGGGAACTTTGGCCGTATGGTGCGGCTCGAATCGAAGGAGTCCCTTGTTGTCAAACATAAATGATTCTGCCGTGCGTGCGGTTGAATCGGAGCAAGGTTACGTGTCCTCATTGTATGAGTTGCTCACCGAGCGGATTTCCGAGGCGCGAGCGAACCGGGCGAGTGTGTTGAAGGCCCCGGCGGACGGCGCCGGCGAGGCGTACGAGAGAGAGATCGCCGCCGACCGTCTGACCAAGGAGATCGGCCGACTGGAAGGCGCCGAGAAGGGGCTGGTCTTCGGGCGCATCGACTGGACGGACGGCACGGCCCTGCGCATCGGGCGGATCGGACTGCACACGGAGGCGGACGAACTGCCGCTGCTCGTGGACTGGCGCGCGAACGCCGCGCGGCCCTTCTACGAGGCGACACCGGTCCACCCGATGGATCTGCGGCGGCGCCGGCACCTGCGCCTCGAGGAGCGCACGGTCGTCTCGGTGAGCGACGAACTGCTCGACGGGACCGCCCCGACCGACGAAGACGTCGTGGGGGACGGCCCGTTGACCGAGGCTCTGTCGGCACGGCGTACGGGCAGGATGCACGCGGCCGTCGCGACGCTGCAGGCCGAGCAGGACGAGATCGTCCGCTCCGCCCACCGCGGGGTGACCGTGGTGCAGGGCGGGCCCGGCACCGGCAAGACGGTGGTCGCCCTGCACCGGGCGGCCTACGTCCTGTACGCGTTCCCGCGCGCCGCGGAGGAGGGCGTCCTCGTGGTGGGCCCCAACGCCCGTTTCCTCGACTACATCTCCCAGGTCCTTCCCTCGCTCGGGGAGAACGACGTCGATCTGGCGACCTGTCAGGAACTGGCCGGAGTGTCCCCGGACGCGGTGGACCCGTTCGACACGGCGCGCCTCAAGGGCGGCCTGGGCCTCGCCGACGCCCTGGCCGGCCTGCTGCGAGACCACCAGGCCCCCGCCGGTGACTTCACCGTCCGGGTCGGGCAGGAACTGGTCCACCTGTCCGAGAAGGAGGTCGCCACTGCACGCGCCGCCGCCCTGGCGGCCACATCCGGCCACAACCCCGCGCGCCAGGCGTTCAAGGAACTCCTGGTCGACGCCGTCACCGACGCGATGCAACGGGACATGGGCGACCTCCTGGAGCAGATCGACGCCGATGCCGAGCAGATGACGGGCCTGAACCTTGACCGGTTCACGGGGGTCGCCCAGCGCCGTGCCGAGGGCGCCGCCGACCCGGGTCCGGTCCACGAGCTGGACCTGGACGCCATCGGGGCCGATCTCCTCGACGACGCCGGTGTCGACCGGGCGGTCGAGGCGCTGTGGCCGAGGCTGGTACCCGGCGACCTAGTGAAGGCACTGCTGACGGATGCCGACGCCCTGGCCGAGCGCCTGCCGACCCTGACCCCGCAGGAGCGGTCCCTTCTCCTGCGTGCCCCGGACGCCCCGTGGACCGATGCGGACGTGCCGTTGTTGGACGAGGCGGCGAGCCTGGTCGACGGCCCGCCCGAGCGGACGTACGGGCACGTCGTCGTCGACGAGGCGCAGGAACTGACCGCCATGCAGTGGCGGATGATCGTCCGCCGCTGCCCGGCGAGGGCGATGACGCTGGTGGGTGACTTCGCCCAGTCGGGCCCGGCCACGACGGCACGCGACTGGAAGGAAGCCCTGAGCCCGCATGTCGGGACGCGGTTCAGACTGCACGACCTGACGGTCAGTTACCGCACCACGCAGGAGATCCTGGAGAGCGTCCGGGACCTGCTCGCGCGGATCGCTCCGGACCAGCGGCCCACACGGTCACTGCGCAGCGGTGAGAGCCCGCGCACCGTGACCACTCATGGGGACGGGTTGGTCACCGCCGTAGTGGAGGAACTGCGCGCTCAGAGCACCGCGCAGCCGGACGAACTCCTGGGAGTGATCTGCGCGGACACCCGGGTGAACCAGTTGACGGCTCACGGTATCGCCGACCACGCACGCATTGTGCCCGCGTCCGAAGCACGTGGCCTCGAGTTCGACGGGGTCGTCGTCCTGAACCCCGAGGAGATCATCACGGCCCGCCCCGGCGGGGAGAGGGACCTGTACGTGGCCCTGACCCGGGCTACCAAACGCCTGTGCACCATCACCACCCAGCCCGCATGATGGCGCGGCGCCCGCGTGGTCGCCGCGGGCGCACAAGTGCCCCAACGCGCCGTCAACGTGCGCACTGGTGTAGCCCTGGCCTCCCTGCTCAGCCTGATGTCC contains the following coding sequences:
- a CDS encoding ATP-dependent DNA helicase gives rise to the protein MSSLYELLTERISEARANRASVLKAPADGAGEAYEREIAADRLTKEIGRLEGAEKGLVFGRIDWTDGTALRIGRIGLHTEADELPLLVDWRANAARPFYEATPVHPMDLRRRRHLRLEERTVVSVSDELLDGTAPTDEDVVGDGPLTEALSARRTGRMHAAVATLQAEQDEIVRSAHRGVTVVQGGPGTGKTVVALHRAAYVLYAFPRAAEEGVLVVGPNARFLDYISQVLPSLGENDVDLATCQELAGVSPDAVDPFDTARLKGGLGLADALAGLLRDHQAPAGDFTVRVGQELVHLSEKEVATARAAALAATSGHNPARQAFKELLVDAVTDAMQRDMGDLLEQIDADAEQMTGLNLDRFTGVAQRRAEGAADPGPVHELDLDAIGADLLDDAGVDRAVEALWPRLVPGDLVKALLTDADALAERLPTLTPQERSLLLRAPDAPWTDADVPLLDEAASLVDGPPERTYGHVVVDEAQELTAMQWRMIVRRCPARAMTLVGDFAQSGPATTARDWKEALSPHVGTRFRLHDLTVSYRTTQEILESVRDLLARIAPDQRPTRSLRSGESPRTVTTHGDGLVTAVVEELRAQSTAQPDELLGVICADTRVNQLTAHGIADHARIVPASEARGLEFDGVVVLNPEEIITARPGGERDLYVALTRATKRLCTITTQPA